The segment AGTGAAGTACGCCTATATCGCCTCGCAGCGGACTCACTACCCGATCGGGTTCATGTGCCGGGTACTTGAGGTATCGACGTCGGGATTCTTCGCCTGGCAGGCCCGAGAACGTGCGCCACAGAGCGACGCGGACGCTCCGTTGCGTGCAGCGATCATACAGGTCCACGAGGAAAGCCGGCGCCGCTATGGTCGCCGGCGCCTCACGCATGCCCTGCGCGCACAGGGCATGCGCATCAACCCCAAACGTGTGCATCGAGTGATGCGCGAGGAAGGCTTGCGAGGCGTGCGTAAAGGGCGCTTCGTGCCGCGCACGACCGACAGTGCCCATCAGCGCGCCATCGCCCCGAACGTCCTACAGAGGCGATTTAGCGTCGACACAGCCGTGCCGGCCTGGACAAGCGACATCACGTACGTTGCCACTCGTGAGGGCTGGCTGTACCTGGCGGTGATTATCGCCTTACAGACACGCCAGGTGCTCGGCTACAGCCTCTCGGATCGCATGCCCGATGAGCTGG is part of the Acidiferrobacter thiooxydans genome and harbors:
- a CDS encoding IS3 family transposase, giving the protein MKYAYIASQRTHYPIGFMCRVLEVSTSGFFAWQARERAPQSDADAPLRAAIIQVHEESRRRYGRRRLTHALRAQGMRINPKRVHRVMREEGLRGVRKGRFVPRTTDSAHQRAIAPNVLQRRFSVDTAVPAWTSDITYVATREGWLYLAVIIALQTRQVLGYSLSDRMPDELVLNALRNACHLQTPPSGTVFHSDRGSQYASDDFRNALGALGMVASMSRKGNCWDNAVSESFFATLKTEEATEPYATKQDAHRAIAQYIHGFYNPVRLHSSLGYLSPNEYARRMQHPDQDPSMRSAA